One Candidatus Rokuibacteriota bacterium DNA segment encodes these proteins:
- a CDS encoding ABC transporter substrate-binding protein, whose protein sequence is MSGHRLIPLLAVFVLGLASDAWAGQPTDQLRAYTDQVLKVLQNPALSLPERREAVKHLAEDVFEVSETAKRALGPHWLQRTPAEREEFVKLFANLLEQTYIARIDEFGGEKLRYVSEQIDGDRAIVRARIMTKNGTEVPVESRLLRKETRWLIYDILVENLSLISNYRSQFDRVIRTTSYEELVKRLKTRGEFLSDKAIKTPRRDGQGNR, encoded by the coding sequence ATGAGCGGGCATCGATTGATCCCCCTGCTAGCGGTTTTTGTGCTGGGCCTCGCGTCGGATGCTTGGGCGGGCCAGCCGACGGACCAGCTGCGCGCCTACACCGACCAGGTGCTGAAGGTCCTGCAGAATCCCGCGCTCTCGCTGCCGGAGCGGCGCGAGGCGGTCAAGCACCTCGCCGAGGACGTCTTCGAAGTGTCAGAGACGGCCAAGCGGGCGCTCGGCCCGCACTGGCTGCAGCGGACTCCAGCCGAGCGCGAGGAGTTCGTGAAGCTCTTCGCGAACCTGCTCGAGCAGACGTATATCGCCAGGATCGACGAGTTCGGCGGGGAGAAGCTCAGGTACGTGAGCGAGCAGATCGACGGCGACCGGGCAATCGTCCGGGCGCGCATCATGACCAAAAACGGCACCGAGGTGCCGGTCGAATCGCGGCTCCTGCGAAAGGAAACCCGCTGGCTGATCTACGACATCCTCGTCGAGAACCTGAGCCTGATCTCCAACTACCGCTCGCAGTTCGATCGGGTGATCCGAACGACCTCGTACGAGGAGCTGGTCAAGCGGCTGAAAACCCGGGGCGAGTTCCTCAGCGACAAGGCGATCAAGACCCCGCGACGGGACGGTCAGGGCAACCGCTAG
- a CDS encoding LLM class flavin-dependent oxidoreductase, which produces MRFGIFYEHQLPRPWPEGGELTLFQDALSQVELADRLGIDYAWEVEHHFLEEYSHSSAPEVFLAAASQRTKRIRLGHGITLMPPAYNHPARVAERLATLDLVSNGRVEWGTGESASRAELEGFGIDPAERRAMWRETTEQVANMLAMDPYPGYQGKYFAMPVRNVVPKPVQKPHPPLWVACSNRETIHLAAQLGMGALTFAFIDPAEAAHWIADYYDTFKRECVPIGHSVNPNVAMVTGFSCHSDAEEAGRRGTDGFRFFQFALGHHYSFGKHTPGRTDIWKKFIAVREQLGLEVLGGGTGCIGTPAQLTASLRQFEANGVDQTIFIQQGGNNRHEHICESLELFARDVMPEFKERDAARQARKMEGLAPYIKAAFERKKSMPSLAERDIPTYEAYGLTVAEVDISKMPEANRLRYLTFRKMREIAERS; this is translated from the coding sequence ATGCGCTTCGGCATCTTCTACGAACACCAGCTCCCGCGCCCGTGGCCGGAAGGCGGCGAGCTCACGCTCTTCCAGGACGCCCTCAGCCAGGTCGAGCTGGCCGATCGGCTTGGCATCGACTACGCGTGGGAGGTCGAGCACCACTTCCTCGAGGAGTATTCCCATTCCTCGGCGCCCGAGGTTTTCCTGGCCGCCGCGTCTCAGCGCACCAAGCGGATCCGTCTCGGGCACGGCATCACCCTTATGCCGCCCGCGTACAACCATCCCGCGAGGGTGGCGGAGCGGCTGGCCACGCTCGACCTGGTCTCCAACGGCCGCGTCGAGTGGGGAACCGGCGAGTCGGCATCGCGCGCGGAGCTTGAAGGCTTCGGCATCGACCCGGCCGAGCGGCGGGCGATGTGGCGCGAGACCACCGAGCAGGTGGCGAACATGCTCGCGATGGACCCGTACCCGGGCTACCAGGGCAAGTACTTCGCGATGCCCGTGCGCAACGTGGTGCCCAAGCCCGTCCAGAAGCCGCACCCGCCGCTCTGGGTCGCGTGCTCGAACCGCGAGACCATCCACTTGGCAGCGCAGCTCGGGATGGGCGCGCTCACCTTCGCGTTCATCGACCCCGCGGAGGCGGCGCACTGGATCGCGGACTATTACGACACGTTCAAGCGCGAGTGCGTGCCGATCGGCCACAGCGTCAACCCGAACGTCGCCATGGTGACGGGCTTCTCGTGCCACTCGGACGCCGAGGAGGCGGGGCGGCGCGGCACGGACGGCTTCCGCTTCTTCCAGTTCGCGCTCGGCCACCACTACAGCTTCGGCAAGCACACGCCTGGGCGGACGGACATCTGGAAGAAGTTCATTGCCGTGCGCGAGCAGCTCGGGCTCGAAGTGCTCGGCGGCGGGACGGGCTGCATCGGCACGCCGGCGCAGCTCACGGCGAGCCTGCGGCAGTTCGAGGCGAACGGCGTCGACCAGACCATCTTCATCCAGCAGGGCGGCAACAACCGCCACGAGCACATCTGCGAGTCGCTCGAGCTGTTCGCGCGCGACGTGATGCCGGAGTTCAAGGAGCGCGACGCCGCGCGGCAGGCGCGGAAGATGGAGGGGCTGGCGCCGTACATCAAGGCGGCGTTCGAGCGCAAGAAGTCGATGCCGTCGCTCGCCGAGCGCGACATCCCGACCTACGAGGCCTACGGGCTGACGGTGGCCGAGGTGGACATATCCAAGATGCCGGAGGCGAACCGGCTCCGCTATCTGACCTTCCGCAAGATGCGCGAGATCGCCGAGCGAAGCTGA
- a CDS encoding thioredoxin family protein — translation MAQVKIPLDAQRFAKGMTWKDYLAQMGDTRARTEENYTKASLTAEEKQFFSALGQVKSILMLAENWCGDVHRNSPMIARIAEAMPGCELRVFLRDQNPDLTDCFLNNGYRSIPIVAFFDKDWNEIGRWIERPGAATQRAFAIRAKTLEVAPQDQQEAAMAEFRKQIQAAYDTAPDKSLWRDTAKEVRGVLETRLGLVAKK, via the coding sequence ATGGCGCAAGTGAAAATTCCCCTGGACGCGCAGCGCTTCGCCAAGGGCATGACCTGGAAGGACTACCTGGCCCAGATGGGAGACACCCGAGCCCGCACCGAGGAAAACTACACCAAGGCCTCGCTGACGGCCGAGGAGAAGCAGTTCTTCAGCGCCTTGGGCCAGGTCAAATCCATCCTCATGCTCGCCGAGAACTGGTGCGGCGACGTCCACCGCAACTCGCCGATGATCGCGCGGATCGCCGAGGCGATGCCGGGCTGCGAGCTGCGCGTGTTCCTGCGCGACCAGAACCCGGACCTGACGGACTGCTTCCTGAACAACGGCTACCGGTCCATCCCCATCGTCGCCTTCTTCGACAAGGACTGGAACGAGATCGGGCGCTGGATCGAGCGCCCGGGCGCCGCCACCCAGCGGGCGTTCGCCATCCGCGCCAAGACGCTCGAGGTCGCGCCGCAGGACCAGCAGGAGGCGGCGATGGCGGAGTTCCGGAAGCAGATCCAGGCCGCCTACGACACCGCTCCCGACAAGAGCCTCTGGCGGGACACGGCGAAAGAGGTGCGCGGCGTGCTGGAGACGCGGCTCGGGCTCGTTGCCAAGAAGTAG
- a CDS encoding MBL fold metallo-hydrolase: MDCCGHEGPAKGDAKFDFKKIADGVHVAVAAPAYKVNCNTAIIESDDGVVIVDTHSKPSAARVIVEGLGDITKKPVRYVVNTHFHWDHWHGNEVYPAAYPNAEIITNQLTREAMVRKGLKRIQDHVRQVPGEIAKLKADLAAAATPGERAQLQADLGHAESYLAEVTALKPTLPTMAFERTMKLYRRDREIHLLCLGRAHTEGDVFVYLPKEKVVVTGDAVIGWTPFMGDGYPEDWVTTLDRLAELDFTQIIMGHGEPAGRDWLRTFRGYVHDMVEAVSEEAARGATLEDVQRRVPDRLAPTYEKPFSTYGDYRPWRAGLLRNIERTYAMVS, from the coding sequence ATGGACTGCTGCGGCCACGAGGGGCCGGCGAAGGGCGACGCAAAGTTCGACTTCAAGAAGATCGCCGACGGCGTGCACGTCGCGGTCGCGGCGCCCGCCTACAAGGTCAACTGCAACACCGCGATCATCGAGAGCGACGACGGCGTGGTCATCGTGGACACGCACTCCAAGCCTTCGGCGGCGCGCGTCATCGTCGAGGGGCTGGGCGACATCACCAAGAAGCCCGTCCGCTACGTCGTCAACACGCACTTCCACTGGGACCACTGGCACGGCAACGAGGTCTACCCCGCCGCCTACCCCAACGCCGAGATCATCACCAACCAGCTCACGCGAGAGGCGATGGTGCGGAAGGGGCTCAAGCGCATCCAGGATCACGTCCGACAGGTGCCGGGCGAGATCGCAAAGCTCAAGGCCGACCTCGCCGCGGCCGCCACCCCCGGAGAGCGCGCGCAGCTCCAGGCCGACCTGGGCCACGCCGAGTCGTACCTCGCGGAAGTGACGGCCCTCAAGCCCACGCTCCCCACCATGGCCTTCGAGCGGACGATGAAGCTCTACCGCCGCGACCGCGAGATCCATCTCCTCTGCCTCGGGCGCGCCCACACCGAGGGGGACGTGTTCGTGTATCTCCCGAAAGAAAAAGTGGTTGTTACGGGCGACGCCGTCATCGGCTGGACGCCCTTCATGGGCGACGGCTACCCCGAGGACTGGGTGACGACGCTGGACCGTCTCGCCGAGCTCGACTTCACCCAGATCATCATGGGCCACGGCGAGCCCGCGGGCCGCGACTGGCTCCGCACCTTCCGCGGCTACGTCCACGACATGGTCGAGGCCGTCAGCGAGGAGGCGGCCCGCGGCGCCACGCTCGAAGACGTCCAGCGGCGCGTTCCGGACCGGCTCGCCCCCACGTACGAGAAACCGTTCTCCACGTACGGCGACTACAGGCCCTGGCGCGCGGGCCTCCTGCGCAACATCGAGCGCACCTACGCGATGGTCAGCTGA
- a CDS encoding amidohydrolase family protein: MSQLSIPVLDADGHVTESYQQIAKYLDEPWRRRPLTFPLYTADGWDRRLVDKFHDWAGTADEWLRALDKGGMELSVLYPTLGLFMSFVKDRDWAVRLCRAYNTLMHEEFIKVSPRLQAVALLPVQDPKAAALELRRAVSELGHVGGMLAADGNHLLGDERFLPVYEEADRLGVMLGIHASGSHLGGAGVDLFPKFIQAHTCSHAFGQMRQLTSVVFEGIPERFPRLRLAFLEAGCGWAPYWMERMDDEYAKRAEEAPALRKRPSEYIRSGSIYFSCEADEWLLPQAVKLCGENQIVYASDFPHWDHSYPGSIDEIKDRGDITDAQKRKILADNTRRLYGLKP; the protein is encoded by the coding sequence ATGAGCCAGCTTTCCATCCCCGTTCTCGACGCCGACGGCCACGTCACCGAGTCGTACCAGCAGATCGCGAAGTACCTCGACGAACCCTGGCGCCGGCGCCCGCTCACCTTCCCTCTCTATACTGCCGACGGGTGGGACCGGCGGCTCGTCGACAAATTCCATGACTGGGCGGGCACGGCCGACGAGTGGCTCCGCGCGCTCGACAAGGGCGGCATGGAGCTGTCGGTGCTCTACCCGACCCTCGGCCTCTTCATGAGCTTCGTCAAGGATCGCGACTGGGCCGTCAGGCTCTGCCGCGCCTACAACACGCTCATGCACGAGGAGTTCATCAAGGTCAGCCCCCGGCTCCAGGCCGTCGCGCTCCTGCCCGTGCAGGATCCCAAGGCCGCCGCGCTCGAGCTGCGGCGCGCCGTCAGCGAGCTGGGCCACGTCGGCGGGATGCTCGCCGCCGACGGCAACCACCTCCTGGGCGACGAGCGCTTCTTGCCCGTCTACGAGGAAGCCGACCGGCTCGGCGTCATGCTGGGCATACACGCCTCGGGCTCGCATCTCGGCGGCGCCGGCGTGGACCTGTTCCCGAAATTCATCCAGGCCCACACCTGCTCCCACGCCTTCGGTCAGATGCGCCAGCTCACGTCCGTCGTCTTCGAGGGCATCCCCGAGCGCTTCCCGCGCCTGCGCCTCGCCTTCCTCGAGGCCGGCTGCGGCTGGGCCCCGTACTGGATGGAGCGCATGGACGACGAGTACGCCAAGCGCGCGGAAGAAGCGCCGGCGCTGCGCAAGCGTCCGAGCGAGTACATCCGGAGCGGATCCATCTACTTCTCCTGCGAGGCGGACGAGTGGCTGCTGCCGCAGGCCGTGAAGCTCTGCGGCGAGAACCAGATCGTCTACGCGTCCGACTTCCCCCACTGGGACCACAGCTACCCGGGCTCGATCGACGAGATCAAGGACCGCGGCGACATCACGGATGCGCAGAAGCGGAAGATCCTCGCGGACAATACGCGCCGCCTCTACGGCCTCAAGCCCTGA
- a CDS encoding NAD(P)-dependent oxidoreductase yields the protein MKILATGPSGPTEELDPLLETGHKVIIGRPLDQPGRQAYTEPELIEGARGVDVILASHLETISRGVLEAAPDLRLVIVPFIGTDKIDLAAASKLGVLVANSPTPENFIAVAEATIGLILMLLKRIKHNEAKLRRGEWAQRQDRGEFLFGKTVGLVGLGRVGSHVARRLRNWDVRLLAADPYVPAAHAEALGATLVDLAALLGESDIVSLHASLTEETRGLIGEKELRRMKPGALLVNTARGEMADEEAVARALGEGWIAGAAIDAFVKEPLGPGNPLRGVDPERLILTPHNVSHSEAGRRANLRLAFEQILAAGRGEAPAHCVNPEAIPRWRIRR from the coding sequence ATGAAGATCCTCGCCACGGGACCGAGCGGCCCGACCGAAGAGCTCGATCCGCTACTCGAAACCGGCCACAAGGTCATCATCGGCCGCCCGCTCGACCAGCCCGGCCGGCAGGCCTACACGGAACCGGAGCTGATCGAGGGTGCCCGCGGCGTTGACGTCATCCTCGCTTCACACCTCGAGACCATCAGCCGGGGGGTCCTCGAAGCCGCGCCGGACCTCCGGCTCGTCATCGTGCCCTTTATCGGAACGGACAAGATCGACCTCGCCGCGGCCTCGAAGCTCGGCGTCCTCGTCGCCAACAGCCCGACGCCGGAGAACTTCATCGCCGTCGCGGAGGCGACGATCGGTCTCATCCTGATGCTGCTCAAGCGCATCAAGCACAACGAGGCCAAGCTCCGCCGCGGGGAGTGGGCCCAGCGCCAGGACCGCGGCGAGTTCCTCTTCGGCAAGACGGTCGGCCTCGTCGGCCTCGGCCGCGTGGGCTCCCACGTCGCGCGGCGGCTCCGCAACTGGGACGTGCGCCTCCTGGCAGCCGATCCCTATGTGCCGGCGGCCCACGCTGAGGCCCTCGGCGCAACGCTGGTGGACCTCGCCGCATTGCTGGGCGAGTCGGACATCGTCTCGCTCCACGCTTCCCTGACCGAGGAAACGCGGGGGCTCATCGGCGAGAAGGAGCTCCGGCGCATGAAACCCGGAGCGCTCCTCGTCAACACGGCCCGCGGCGAGATGGCCGATGAGGAAGCCGTAGCGCGGGCGCTCGGCGAGGGCTGGATCGCCGGCGCGGCCATCGACGCGTTCGTCAAGGAGCCGCTGGGCCCCGGGAACCCGCTCCGCGGGGTCGATCCCGAGCGTCTCATCCTGACCCCGCACAACGTCAGCCACAGCGAGGCGGGCCGGCGCGCCAATCTCCGCCTGGCATTCGAGCAGATCCTCGCCGCCGGTCGCGGCGAGGCGCCCGCCCACTGCGTCAACCCCGAGGCGATCCCTCGCTGGAGGATCAGGCGATGA
- a CDS encoding thiamine pyrophosphate-requiring protein produces MQKRAAVESTAEAYLELLAARGVEYLFANAGTDFAPLIEAYAKRDAQGQAAPRPITVPHEVPAVAMAHGYAMVSGRPQAVMVHVIVGAGNAIGGIINAARSNVPMLFSAGRNPITEADHPGSRDRPIHWAQESFDQAAMVREFVKWDYELRSASDLETVVDRALTLTQAEPQGPVYLTLPREVLAERREAIEYADPARMATPGPLLPSPESVAEAAQLLASARNPLIIVKAVGRDPGAVPALVALAEALGAPVFDQFHTYVNFPQDHPLHGGFDVMPHLEEADAILVVESDVPWLPALKRPRPDARIVHLGVDPLFSRYPLRGFPTDLALAGTPRLALLALRDAVARCVDAGAVAERRKRWEGLHARQRDAAAARARAVEADSPIDMTWLSRCVGDLVDDRTIVVNEYDLDATQACFRIPGTYFAAPPSGGLGWGLGAALGAKLAAPDKTLICCVGDGAYIFGAPTAAHFVSRAYNLPVLFVVFNNRTWNAVKRAVQSFAHDGWAVRTGSMPLTALEPAPDYELVCQASGGHGERVEDPAQLPDALRRALRIVKEEKRQALLNVICKKP; encoded by the coding sequence ATGCAGAAGCGAGCGGCAGTCGAGAGCACCGCCGAAGCCTATCTGGAGCTCCTCGCCGCGCGCGGCGTCGAGTACCTCTTCGCCAACGCCGGGACGGACTTCGCGCCCCTCATCGAAGCGTACGCCAAGCGCGACGCGCAGGGGCAGGCCGCGCCGCGGCCGATAACCGTCCCGCACGAGGTGCCCGCCGTCGCGATGGCTCACGGCTACGCGATGGTCTCGGGACGGCCCCAGGCGGTCATGGTCCACGTGATCGTGGGCGCGGGCAACGCTATCGGCGGCATCATCAATGCCGCGCGCTCGAACGTGCCGATGCTCTTCAGCGCCGGAAGGAACCCCATCACCGAGGCGGACCACCCCGGCAGCCGCGACCGGCCCATCCACTGGGCGCAGGAGTCCTTCGACCAGGCCGCGATGGTCCGCGAGTTCGTCAAGTGGGACTACGAGCTCAGGAGCGCTTCCGACCTCGAGACCGTGGTGGACCGGGCGCTGACGTTGACGCAGGCCGAGCCTCAGGGGCCGGTCTACCTCACCCTGCCCCGCGAAGTGCTGGCGGAGCGCCGGGAGGCGATCGAGTACGCCGATCCCGCCCGCATGGCCACTCCCGGGCCGCTCCTTCCCTCTCCCGAGTCCGTCGCGGAGGCGGCGCAGCTTCTAGCGTCAGCGCGGAACCCGCTCATCATCGTCAAGGCGGTGGGCCGCGATCCGGGCGCCGTTCCCGCCCTCGTGGCGCTGGCCGAAGCGCTCGGCGCGCCGGTCTTCGACCAGTTCCATACCTACGTCAATTTTCCCCAGGACCATCCGCTTCACGGCGGATTCGACGTCATGCCCCATCTGGAGGAGGCCGACGCGATCCTCGTCGTCGAGTCCGACGTGCCCTGGCTCCCGGCTTTGAAGCGGCCGCGGCCAGACGCGCGGATCGTCCACCTCGGCGTGGACCCGCTCTTCTCCCGCTACCCGCTCCGAGGCTTCCCCACCGACCTGGCCCTCGCGGGCACTCCGCGCCTGGCGCTCCTGGCGCTCCGCGACGCCGTCGCGCGCTGCGTGGATGCCGGTGCCGTCGCGGAGCGCCGGAAGCGCTGGGAGGGCCTACACGCGCGCCAGCGTGATGCCGCGGCGGCGCGGGCGCGCGCCGTGGAGGCCGACTCGCCCATCGACATGACGTGGCTCTCGCGCTGCGTGGGGGATCTCGTGGATGACCGGACCATCGTCGTCAACGAGTACGACCTCGACGCGACACAGGCGTGCTTCCGGATACCTGGAACCTATTTCGCCGCGCCGCCGTCCGGAGGGCTCGGCTGGGGACTCGGCGCCGCGCTCGGGGCCAAGCTGGCGGCGCCGGACAAAACGCTGATCTGCTGCGTCGGCGACGGCGCTTACATCTTCGGCGCGCCCACCGCCGCTCACTTCGTCTCGCGCGCCTACAACCTGCCCGTCCTCTTCGTCGTCTTCAACAACCGCACCTGGAACGCGGTCAAGCGCGCCGTCCAGTCCTTTGCCCACGACGGCTGGGCCGTCCGGACCGGCTCCATGCCGCTGACCGCGCTCGAGCCGGCGCCCGACTACGAGCTGGTGTGCCAGGCATCGGGCGGCCACGGCGAGCGGGTCGAGGACCCCGCGCAGCTCCCCGACGCCCTCAGGCGCGCGCTGCGCATCGTCAAGGAAGAGAAGCGCCAGGCCCTCCTCAACGTGATCTGCAAGAAGCCGTGA
- a CDS encoding enoyl-CoA hydratase-related protein, giving the protein MPRDYKDILYVTKNHVARITINRPKQYNAFTGDTLKELTLAFEEANADDEVGVVVLTGAGDKAFCAGGDVNWEKEGGLERQVLEPYMLHVTVSRCSKPVIARVNGYSIGGGNHLAYFCDFTIAADHAVFGQNGPRVGSPAGGPIVNYLAHVIGQKRAREMWMLCRRYTAKQALDWGLANAVVPLAELDAEVGRWCEELLALSPTCLRILKASFVAEFDHILGQGDAVRRLVVTPEFWKEEQQEGARAFLEKRKPDFSRFRKRRV; this is encoded by the coding sequence GTGCCGCGTGACTACAAGGACATCCTGTACGTGACGAAGAACCACGTCGCCCGGATTACCATCAACCGGCCCAAGCAGTACAACGCGTTCACGGGCGACACGCTCAAGGAGCTGACGCTCGCGTTCGAGGAGGCCAACGCCGACGACGAGGTGGGCGTGGTCGTGCTCACGGGCGCCGGCGACAAGGCGTTCTGCGCGGGCGGCGACGTCAACTGGGAAAAGGAAGGCGGGCTCGAGCGGCAGGTGCTCGAGCCGTACATGCTCCACGTGACCGTGTCGCGCTGCTCCAAGCCCGTCATCGCGCGGGTGAACGGCTACTCGATCGGCGGCGGCAACCACCTCGCGTACTTCTGCGACTTCACCATCGCCGCCGACCACGCGGTCTTCGGCCAGAACGGCCCGCGCGTGGGCAGCCCGGCCGGAGGGCCGATCGTGAACTATCTGGCGCACGTGATCGGGCAGAAGCGCGCTCGGGAGATGTGGATGCTCTGCCGGCGCTACACGGCGAAGCAGGCGCTGGACTGGGGCCTCGCCAACGCGGTCGTGCCGCTGGCCGAGCTCGACGCCGAGGTCGGGCGCTGGTGCGAGGAGCTGCTGGCCCTGTCGCCCACCTGCCTCAGGATCCTCAAGGCATCGTTCGTCGCCGAGTTCGACCACATCCTCGGGCAGGGCGACGCGGTCCGGCGTCTGGTCGTCACACCGGAGTTCTGGAAGGAAGAGCAGCAGGAAGGCGCGCGGGCGTTTCTCGAGAAGCGAAAGCCCGACTTTTCCCGTTTCCGCAAAAGGAGGGTGTGA
- a CDS encoding LLM class flavin-dependent oxidoreductase has translation MARGFALFAGSTPEIIRASAREAEALGYSSFWVNHPGSFDGLAALAFGARETKSIELGIGVIPLHTRGPEAIVQGVRVTALPLERLLLGVGSPNPNSLGRVRDGVAALKSQLKTRVIVAALGPKMCRLAGEIADGVLFNWLTPEHARVSAGWVREGAQAAGRKPPTLFAYVRLALGGKACEKLAEEGGRYAAIPAYGAHFERMGVKPVDTCIAAQKVDEIPKALGKWHGVVDEVVLRAITGDDTVEDNLALLRAAKPV, from the coding sequence ATGGCACGCGGTTTCGCACTGTTCGCCGGCTCCACTCCCGAGATCATCCGCGCCTCGGCGCGGGAAGCCGAGGCGCTCGGGTACAGCTCCTTCTGGGTCAACCATCCCGGCTCCTTCGACGGGCTGGCCGCGCTCGCCTTCGGGGCGCGTGAGACGAAGAGTATCGAGCTCGGCATCGGCGTCATTCCGCTCCACACGCGGGGACCCGAGGCGATCGTCCAGGGAGTGCGGGTCACCGCGCTGCCGCTCGAGCGCCTTCTCCTGGGCGTGGGCAGCCCGAACCCGAATTCCCTCGGCCGCGTGCGCGACGGCGTGGCGGCGTTGAAGTCACAGCTCAAGACGCGCGTGATCGTGGCGGCGCTCGGCCCCAAGATGTGCCGCCTGGCGGGGGAGATCGCCGACGGCGTGCTCTTCAACTGGCTGACGCCCGAGCACGCGCGCGTCTCGGCCGGCTGGGTGCGCGAAGGTGCCCAGGCGGCGGGCAGGAAGCCGCCCACGCTCTTCGCCTACGTCCGTCTCGCCCTCGGCGGGAAGGCGTGCGAGAAGCTCGCGGAGGAAGGCGGTCGCTACGCGGCGATCCCGGCCTACGGCGCCCACTTCGAGCGCATGGGGGTGAAGCCCGTCGACACGTGTATCGCCGCGCAGAAGGTGGACGAGATCCCGAAAGCGCTCGGGAAGTGGCATGGTGTGGTGGACGAGGTCGTGCTCCGGGCCATCACCGGCGACGACACCGTCGAGGACAATCTGGCGCTGCTCCGGGCCGCGAAGCCGGTGTAG
- a CDS encoding mandelate racemase/muconate lactonizing enzyme family protein, whose amino-acid sequence MKITHVTTRVLRTPADNPLVVGLPEPTDTREFVTLELGTDQGLVGLGLTFFGGALTPALKAAVDALARLIIGDDPTQVEAIAAKLRRAAGSSGSGGIFSLALSAVDIACWDLKGKAAGKSVCALLGDLRDRVPTYASGALMRQHPVDYLAKAGPRLVDMGFRQMKMQCGSEATMAASVERVRVMREAVGPDIDLMCDINQLWSVHHAIDVGHRIAPYHLFWLEDPTAHDDYAGLARVADALVTPIAAGEYHYGIVPFRHLLEARSVDIVMIDLLRVGGITQWMKVAGMAEAFNLPVVSHLIPEIHVHLVAAIPNGLTVEYMPWTLRLYEETPAMEGGHLIVPKKPGLGLAFDQAAIKRYQVS is encoded by the coding sequence ATGAAGATCACCCACGTCACCACGCGCGTGCTGCGCACGCCGGCCGATAACCCGCTCGTCGTCGGCCTGCCCGAGCCCACCGACACGCGCGAGTTCGTCACGCTCGAGCTGGGCACCGATCAGGGCCTGGTCGGGCTCGGGCTGACCTTCTTCGGCGGCGCGCTGACGCCGGCGCTCAAGGCCGCCGTGGATGCGCTCGCGCGGCTCATCATCGGCGACGACCCGACGCAGGTCGAGGCCATCGCCGCAAAGCTCAGACGCGCCGCGGGCAGCTCGGGTTCCGGCGGCATCTTCTCGCTGGCGCTCTCGGCCGTGGACATCGCGTGCTGGGACCTCAAGGGAAAGGCCGCGGGCAAGTCGGTCTGCGCGCTGCTCGGTGACCTGCGCGATCGCGTGCCGACCTATGCGAGCGGCGCTCTCATGCGCCAGCACCCGGTCGACTACCTCGCCAAGGCGGGACCGCGGCTGGTGGACATGGGCTTCAGGCAGATGAAGATGCAGTGCGGGAGCGAGGCGACGATGGCGGCATCCGTCGAGCGCGTGCGCGTCATGCGCGAAGCCGTAGGCCCCGACATCGACCTCATGTGCGACATCAACCAGCTGTGGAGCGTGCACCACGCCATCGACGTGGGGCACCGGATCGCCCCATACCACCTCTTTTGGTTAGAGGATCCGACCGCCCACGACGACTATGCCGGCCTCGCGCGCGTGGCCGACGCCCTGGTCACGCCCATCGCTGCGGGCGAGTACCACTACGGCATCGTGCCCTTCCGTCACCTACTGGAGGCGCGCTCCGTCGACATCGTGATGATCGATCTCCTGCGGGTGGGCGGCATCACGCAGTGGATGAAGGTCGCCGGCATGGCCGAGGCATTCAACCTGCCCGTGGTGAGCCACCTCATCCCGGAGATCCACGTCCACCTTGTGGCCGCTATCCCCAACGGCCTCACCGTCGAGTACATGCCGTGGACGCTCCGGCTCTACGAGGAGACGCCGGCGATGGAAGGCGGACATCTGATCGTGCCCAAGAAGCCGGGCCTCGGCCTCGCCTTCGACCAGGCGGCGATCAAGCGCTACCAGGTGAGCTGA